The following proteins come from a genomic window of Desulfocurvibacter africanus subsp. africanus DSM 2603:
- the mscL gene encoding large-conductance mechanosensitive channel protein MscL produces MGLIKEFKEFAVKGNMVDLAVGIIIGAAFGRVVTSLVEDVIMPPVGVLVGGVDFSSLSLLLKPAGEGVEAVTLRYGAFIQSVVDFLIVALAVFLLVKGINSMRRKSAAEPPVEPAPTRQEVLLKDIRDLLARRQER; encoded by the coding sequence ATGGGCCTGATCAAGGAATTCAAGGAGTTCGCCGTCAAGGGCAACATGGTCGATCTGGCCGTGGGCATCATCATCGGCGCGGCCTTCGGCAGGGTCGTGACGTCCCTGGTGGAGGACGTGATCATGCCGCCCGTAGGGGTGCTGGTGGGAGGCGTGGATTTTTCCAGCCTGTCCTTGCTGCTCAAACCAGCAGGAGAAGGCGTGGAGGCCGTGACCTTGCGCTACGGCGCGTTCATTCAGAGCGTGGTGGATTTCCTTATCGTGGCCCTGGCAGTTTTTCTGCTGGTCAAGGGCATCAACAGCATGCGTCGCAAGAGCGCGGCCGAGCCGCCGGTCGAACCCGCGCCCACGCGCCAGGAGGTGCTGCTGAAGGATATCCGCGACCTGCTGGCCCGGCGTCAGGAGCGGTGA
- a CDS encoding glycosyltransferase, with protein MLVHGLNYAMEPVGVGKYTAEMAEGLATRGFDVRVVTARPYYPWWRAAPKSAGWAWREERAGVRV; from the coding sequence GTGCTTGTTCACGGGCTCAACTACGCGATGGAGCCCGTGGGCGTGGGCAAGTACACGGCCGAGATGGCCGAGGGTCTGGCCACGCGCGGCTTCGACGTGCGTGTGGTTACGGCCCGTCCGTATTACCCCTGGTGGCGAGCAGCGCCGAAGTCTGCCGGCTGGGCTTGGCGCGAGGAGCGCGCGGGCGTGCGCGTGTAA
- a CDS encoding glycosyltransferase, with the protein MWSRAQDHGDVPNLHFLPLQPEATHAAMLAEADAHLLPQRPGADGRCMPSKLMSILACGGPVVATAAPGSELARVVTQAGGLVVPHADAESLANVVTGLLADNGTRQGRVPKPEPMPNCI; encoded by the coding sequence GTGTGGAGCCGGGCCCAGGACCATGGCGACGTGCCGAACTTGCACTTCCTGCCCTTGCAGCCCGAAGCGACGCATGCGGCCATGCTGGCAGAGGCCGACGCGCACCTGTTGCCCCAGCGGCCCGGCGCCGACGGCCGTTGCATGCCCTCCAAGCTGATGTCCATCCTGGCCTGCGGCGGTCCGGTGGTGGCCACGGCCGCGCCCGGCAGCGAACTGGCCCGCGTGGTGACCCAGGCCGGCGGCCTGGTCGTGCCGCACGCCGATGCCGAGAGTCTGGCCAATGTCGTGACCGGTCTGCTGGCGGATAATGGCACGCGTCAGGGGCGCGTACCGAAGCCAGAACCTATGCCGAACTGCATATAG